A genomic window from Colletotrichum destructivum chromosome 7, complete sequence includes:
- a CDS encoding Putative myc-type, basic helix-loop-helix (bHLH) domain-containing protein, producing the protein MDPNFLQNLDYFAVPNNQATTSVEQTAESSATGAARNAPATSLWESLGGDQENSESTSNGPSGSLPSFTQPSPGSTNFGLGSMPAQMQFSHGQLRNNGLPNRAAPGQSSRRRDAHVRKRTKVDSEAAALESVDYWIQFDDDEEQKFGGSFEIDFSRRSNPTPNYRPRPAANRLNPMSTTPGLGAGLYTHPVFKPEDFMDDAALDNALSDDEDFLESMNLGDQLGKIESQPPQEVPPREGLYSTPLSWEKPAPGLRMNPLFGMGGMNAPMLDPEQRRLLAIALNTGGRSSATGLGSGMGFGVGADLGPEFASLENFDANMATGNLSDITRGSEQSTLDKGKNKEKASGKEEAQSYRPQLPRTATNATSISEKSKDKAKSGDRTAHNDIERKYRTNLKDRISELRDAVPSLRSIPEEGGEDAEADSQSQRGPKVSKGTVLTKATEYIHYLERRNKAIMREHQELARRLQAFEQLLSAQARQPFPMPNYSRTLFDPRGFC; encoded by the exons ATGGACCCCAACTTCCTCCAGAACCTAGACTATTTCGCCGTCCCCAACAACCAAGCCACGACCTCTGTCGAACAAACTGCCGAGTCATCCGCCACAGGTGCTGCTAGAAATGCGCCCGCCACCTCTCTTTGGGAATCCCTAGGGGGCGACCAAGAAAACTCCGAGTCAACGTCCAACGGCCCTTCCGGATCGCTACCGTCCTTTACCCAGCCATCACCCGGCAGCACTAACTTCGGCCTGGGCTCCATGCCAGCTCAGATGCAATTCAGTCATGGCCAGCTCAGGAATAACGGCCTTCCAAACAGAGCTGCGCCAGGCCAGAGTTCACGGCGGAGAGATGCCCATGTACGTAAGCGGACCAAGGTCGATTCCGAGGCTGCAGCGCTTGAGTCTGTTGACTACTGGATTCAAttcgacgatgacgaagagcagaagTTTGGTGGAAGCTTCGAAATCGACTTTTCGAGACGTAGCAATCCTACTCCGAACTACCGACCAAG ACCGGCTGCAAATCGTCTAAACCCAATGTCTACAACACCTGGTCTGGGCGCCGGGTTATATACCCACCCTGTTTTTAAGCCAGAGGATTTCATGGACGACGCAGCCCTCGACAATGCTTTgtctgacgacgaggatTTTCTGGAGTCAATGAACCTTGGCGACCAACTTGGGAAGATTGAGTCTCAGCCGCCACAGGAGGTGCCTCCCAGAGAGGGTCTTTACTCGACACCCCTGAGTTGGGAAAAGCCAGCGCCTGGACTCAGGATGAACCCCCTTTTTGGAATGGGCGGCATGAACGCACCCATGCTTGACCCTGAGCAACGGCGACTACTGGCAATAGCTTTGAACACGGGTGGTCGATCATCGGCAACCGGTTTGGGCTCCGGCATGGGGTTTGGTGTTGGAGCGGATCTAGGTCCCGAGTTTGCGAGCCTCGAAAATTTCGACGCAAATATGGCTACAGGTAATCTGAGCGACATTACCAGAGGCTCCGAACAGTCGACCCTTGACAAGGGCAAGAACAAGGAAAAGGCCTCTGGAAAGGAGGAAGCCCAGTCGTATCGGCCCCAATTACCCCGAACCGCCACCAATGCTACTAGCATATCTGAAAAGTCCAAAGACAAGGCCAAGTCGGGTGATCGAACGGCGCATAACGACATTGAGAGGAAGTATCGTACCAACCTTAAAGACAGAATTTCAGAGCTTCGCGATGCAGTCCCATCCCTTAGGTCAATACCCGAGGAGGGAGGTGAAGATGCCGAGGCAGACAGCCAATCGCAACGTGGTCCTAAAGTCAGCAAG GGCACCGTCCTTACGAAAGCGACTGAGTATATACATTACCTAGAACGAAGGAACAAGGCCATCATGCGCGAGCATCAGGAACTCGCGAGGCGCCTGCAAGCCTTTGAGCAGCTCTTGAGCGCCCAAGCGCGGCAACCTTTCCCGATGCCCAATTACAGCAGAACCCTCTTCGACCCTAGAGGTTTCTGTTAA
- a CDS encoding Putative LysM domain-containing protein produces MKLIEVIILALPVMAAPAEPVHTPKPHIEPMWSKCIKFYQAVPSDRCQTLADKNQIDLAEFISLNRGVGGLSGCFRGNVMAGYWYCVKPDGWK; encoded by the coding sequence ATGAAACTCATCGAAGTTATCATCCTAGCGTTGCCCGTTATGGCTGCCCCGGCAGAGCCCGTCCACACCCCTAAACCACATATCGAGCCAATGTGGTCCAAGTGCATCAAGTTTTACCAAGCAGTGCCGAGCGACAGGTGTCAAACTCTTGCCGACAAGAACCAAATCGATCTCGCCGAGTTCATATCCCTGAATCGTGGCGTAGGAGGATTGAGCGGGTGCTTCAGGGGAAACGTCATGGCAGGCTACTGGTACTGCGTCAAGCCTGACGGTTGGAAGTAA
- a CDS encoding Putative nuclear fusion protein Kar5: MRAGRFFLKTASTLSPVTAVNLIRLRKSHPSTHFIIPNLCRQSRTQTPQRMRIPSSSTIHRHVTPPPSTLRLTACFLLHLQLRLDACINMDHRTSKFLWGVLWVIFCVSGVDTFSWGSNGDRSNFPRSLVERIVNPTVAARDKSRLPTVFDVAMQELQDLESEPLCHRIAARLLVNNCQLLDGKDDATVLIDSGRKIRDFVDSYAASLAICDLERGSFVIPSGCTPFREYSLVSLPDSTIPRLHVSPQQIDSCLSGLAKSDSAWNTWVSYRHKALRFCEAARADNDKAQSIRLHQRLTEVLFKLSEGVERELEARFDTINARATETTERLEKMIPDIDRLRNTLQDLDHTISQNVMQMAHASNSAMRSGLEDAQTLQQLLSVLLKTLLSNNAEVAASQKVALKNFKDHAELEVAVVMSALATAAASSVSLQSQMELSTLRLTELAGRQDHLEKANVTEDLSSKYESHTDNLDLAQRLSGSLLETLDDLVISTSDVRGSLSHRSSWTSWLPYLMCPAASLLMGSYGLPPSAVRNFGLIVLGELAGLVVSYVRDHSPSVLDIPRSGIPLHCDANVTLASTLAEARRSRDLPMNLRKSRWLK, translated from the exons ATGAGAGCTGGTCGCTTCTTTCTAAAAACTGCCTCAACTTTATCTCCAGTCACTGCGGTCAACCTCATTCGACTGAGAAAAAGCCACCCATCCACTCATTTCATCATCCCAAATCTATGCCGTCAATCACGCACGCAAACTCCGCAGCGTATGAGGATCCCCTCGAGTTCGACGATCCACCGACACGTTACTCCTCCACCCTCCACCCTTCGCCTAACTGCCTGCTTCCTTTTGCATTTACAGCTTCGACTCGACGCTTGTATCAATATGGATCACAGAACCTCCAAGTTTCTATGGGGAGTTTTGTGGGTTATTTTCTGCGTCAGCGGCGTCGATACATTCTCCTGGGGCAGCAACGGAGACAGATCGAACTTCCCTCGGTCCTTGGTAGAGCGCATCGTGAACCCCACGGTTGCGGCCCGGGACAAGTCGCGTCTACCGACTGTCTTCGACGTCGCTATGCAAGAGCTTCAAGATCTTGAGTCCGAACCATTGTGCCATCGTATCGCCGCCCGACTACTGGTTAACAATTGTCAGCTACTCGACGGGAAAGACGATGCTACCGTCCTCATCGATAGCGGTAGAAAGATTCGTGACTTTGTCGACTCTTATGCAGCCAGTCTTGCCATTTGCGACCTCGAAAGAGGCAGTTTTGTCATCCCCTCCGGCTGTACGCCGTTCCGAGAGTACTCTTTGGTCAGTCTCCCTGACTCGACAATCCCTCGACTTCACGTTTCCCCTCAACAGATCGACTCGTGTCTTTCGGGGCTGGCCAAGTCAGACTCGGCATGGAATACTTGGGTCAGCTATCGCCACAAGGCTTTGAGGTTCTGCGAGGCTGCTCGCGCAGATAACGACAAAG CCCAGAGTATTCGCCTGCACCAGCGGCTCACAGAAGTTCTGTTCAAGCTCTCTGAGGGGGTTGAGCGTGAACTTGAGGCTCGATTCGATACCATCAACGCGCGAGCGACAGAGACGACAGAACGGCTAGAAAAAATGATCCCTGACATTGACCGGCTGCGAAACACGCTTCAAGACTTGGACCACACGATTTCTCAGAATGTGATGCAGATGGCCCAT GCATCAAACTCTGCGATGAGAAGCGGTCTTGAGGATGCTCAAACCCTCCAACAGTTGCTGAGTGTTCTTCTCAAAACACTCTTGAGCAACAATGCCGAAGTTGCAGCGTCCCAAAAGGTGGCACTAAAAAACTTCAAGGACCATGCTGAGCTCGAAGTTGCCGTTGTCATGTCCGCGCTCGCAACAGCTGCAGCGTCGTCTGTTTCCCTACAGAGTCAGATG GAACTGTCAACCCTTCGATTAACAGAACTGGCAGGTCGACAAGATCACCTAGAGAAAGCCA ATGTCACAGAAGACTTGTCGTCAAAGTACGAGTCCCATACCGATAATCTAGATCTGGCCCAGAGATTGTCAGGCAGTCTATTGGAGACACTAGACGATTTGGTGATCTCGACGTCTGACGTTCGTGGCTCTCTCAGCCATCGATCTAGCTGGACAAGCTGGCTGCCGTACCTCATGTGTCCGGCTGCATCTCTACTCATGGGATCGTACGGTCTACCGCCATCCGCCGTTAGGAACTTTGGACTTATAGTGCTAG GCGAactcgccggcctcgtcgtaTCTTACGTCAGAGACCATTCTCCGAGCGTTCTTGATATTCCTCGATCTGGAATCCCACTACACTGCGATGCAAACGTCACACTTGCTTCCACTCTGGCTGAAGCTCGCCGTTCTCGAGACTTGCCAATGAATTTACGCAAGAGCCGGTGGTTAAAATGA
- a CDS encoding Putative carbon-nitrogen hydrolase, giving the protein MSNKVKIALIQMHPKVVAPEVNFAKAESYIRSAASRGCSLAVLPEYHLTSWVPDHPAFVSSCAQSRIYLEKYRTLARDVGISIVPGTIVELDGEEGDEDFDLLNVAYFIGPDGAVLGQYKKKNLWHNERPHLTKGPAPHGAFDTPLGRVGMLICWDLAFPEAFRELIRDGARVIVCPAFWLADEYKHEGGDEGVQVVNRDSERVFLENVMVARAFENTAAVVLVNAGGPAGGGGVEVREGGTRVRYCGVSQVAMPLVGSLGKLAAEEAMEVVEVDLGLLDVAEGVYKVREDMRKEGWHYGYSIVNE; this is encoded by the exons ATGTCGAACAAGGTCAAGATCGCGCTCATACAAATGCACCCCAAG GTCGTCGCGCCAGAGGTGAACTTTGCCAAAGCAGAATCGTACATCCGCTCCGCCGCGTCCCGCGGCTGTTCGCTCGCTGTCCTTCCCGAGTACCATCTCACATCATGGGTCCCCGACCACCCCGCGTTTGTGTCGAGCTGCGCACAATCAAGGATCTACCTGGAGAAGTACCGGACGCTGGCCAGGGATGTTGGCATCTCGATCGTGCCGGGCACCATTGTTGaactcgacggcgaggagggcgatgaAGACTTCGACCTCCTCAACGTCGCTTACTTCATCGGCccggacggcgccgtgctgggGCAgtacaagaagaagaacctGTGGCACAACGAACGGCCGCACCTCACCAAGGGCCCGGCACCGCACGGCGCATTTGACACGCCGCTGGGAAGAGTGGGGATGCTGATCTGCTGGGACCTGGCGTTCCCCGAGGCCTTCCGGGAGCTCATCCGCGACGGGGCACGGGTCATCGTGTGTCCCGCCTTCTGGCTCGCGGACGAGTATAAGCACGAGGGcggggacgagggcgtgCAGGTGGTGAACCGGGACTCGGAGAGAGTGTTTCTGGAGAACGTGATGGTAGCGAGGGCGTTTGAGAACACGGCGGCCGTGGTGCTCGTCAACGCGGGCGGGCCTGCGGGCGGGGGCGGAGTGGAAGTCAGGGAAGGCGGGACGAGGGTAAGGTATTGCGGCGTCAGTCAGGTCGCGATGCCTCTCGTTGGGTCGCTTGGAAAGTTggctgccgaggaggcgatggaggtcgtcgaggtcgatcTTGGTTTGTTGGATGTTGCTGAGGGGGTATACAAGGTGAGGGAGGATATGAGGAAGGAAGGGTGGCATTATGGCTATTCGATTGTGAACGAGTGA
- a CDS encoding Putative TRF2-interacting telomeric protein/Rap1 encodes MSAAITYHGVPGAQGTLFRETSFFVTQRVPDRKNILDLITQNGGKIVKLDKQADMVIADHVRPDCPLGSLHWKFIKDSVDNGALQETDKYLIHPSPVASRAVGHSRSAILSAPIKGTRTPFNTADDASLTKWVLSHPPNKRSGNEIYKAFEGVNNRHTSQSWRDRWVKKVSKLSQAALESLAASAPEAQPPVPSPTPSSTRRAGLAQAGRRRSPSRITSPAARSSAPETHRVRDFQEADVKAELTPTKKFTFTKTENDLLLQEAREHGPPFTTRFFQEFAERHPVHSWAVWKRHWTDVLKSRLDEDIEDEPPLPKEPRANNISSPDTGRSNEPSRHKEMTRQPGRISDIQNLGPVAPPVEAVVKEDDGKKTSEPQRDGEVSQGVSREDFFDHLKAFREYGGLDAGINPEVNGQPIDIWLLWQAVRGQYQQGGVEIDWEAAATALGLQSEASQPLKQCYTEYVADFAASGMLDESDAESEDDESEVELPPQDPRSDVLIATSQKRPALAVETSVTPSTPSNRKKRQRLGANDEIPSTPDERLGIASFGNLGPSPSLSAGRVFRRNYNEEDMEIDGNLEQPLIGRGPRFEPETQDFAFAFEASPQQDSQVSGEFDISPSQQLLSEVDAVTPVPLSFRDKGKSSERVPVSNPVLVRNLQALAVEEAVEEAVREQTERAIPDSQESADKTAELEDLIDRFDSFGYSREDIVTVLNATSLCTPLATDVLKFLKQHKELPHNWQGVWTENDDKRLRRVDDADQGAGPDRARLQKYWDYLVKKHMPERIERRREFLAYLDEIAESSQ; translated from the exons atgtcggcggcgattACATATCACGGAGTACCCGGTGCTCAGGGTACACTTTTCAGGGAAACCAGCTTCTTTGTCACGCAGCGCGTTCCCGACAGGAAAAACATCCTGGATCTGATTACG CAAAATGGCGGTAAGATTGTCAAGTTGGACAAGCAGGCGGACATGGTCATCGCCGATCACGTCAGGCCAGATTGCCCCTTGGGGTCACTTCATTGGAAGTTTATCAAGGATTCGGTCGACAACGGTGCCTTGCAGGAGACAGACAAGTATCTTATTCACCCGTCTCCCGTAGCGTCGCGTGCGGTCGGACATTCTCGCTCTGCCATATTGTCGGCGCCAATCAAAGGAACCCGCACTCCGTTCAACACAGCCGACGATGCGAGTCTGACCAAATGGGTCCTCTCGCACCCGCCTAACAAGAGGAGCGGCAACGAAATCTACAAGGCATTTGAGGGGGTC AACAATCGTCATACTTCGCAGTCTTGGAGAGATCGCTGGGTGAAGAAGGTCTCCAAGTTGTCTCAGGCCGCCCTAGAGAGCTTAGCTGCTTCCGCTCCCGAGGCTCAGCCCCCGGtgccatcaccaacaccgTCCTCCACTAGACGTGCCGGACTTGCTCAAGCGGGAAGGAGACGGTCGCCTTCTCGAATTACATCACCTGCTGCTCGATCATCTGCGCCAGAGACTCATCGGGTCAGAGACTTCCAAGAGGCAGACGTCAAAGCAGAACTCACCCCCACAAAGAAATTCACATTCACCAAGACGGAAAACGATCTGCTTCTCCAGGAGGCCAGAGAGCATGGCCCCCCATTCACCACTCGCTTTTTCCAGGAGTTCGCAGAAAGA CACCCTGTTCATTCCTGGGCTGTTTGGAAAAGGCACTGGACAGATGTCTTGAAATCGCGGTTGGATGAGGACATTGAGGATGAACCCCCTTTGCCGAAGGAGCCACGGGCGAACAACATATCCAGTCCAGACACAGGCCGCAGCAACGAACCAAGTCGACACAAGGAAATGACCAGGCAGCCTGGTAGAATCTCCGATATCCAGAATTTGGGGCCTGTTGCGCCACCAGTTGAAGCTGTAGTGAAAGAGGATGACGGCAAGAAAACGTCGGAGCCCCAACGCGATGGCGAAGTGTCTCAAGGTGTTTCGAGGGAAGATTTCTTCGATCATCTGAAGGCGTTCCGAGAGTACGGAGGATTAGATGCTGGTATCAACCCCGAAGTCAATGGGCAGCCCATTGACATATGGCTCCTTTGGCAAGCGGTGAGGGGCCAATACCAGCAAGGGGGGGTCGAAATTGACTGGGAAGCGGCCGCTACCGCTTTGGGCTTGCAGAGTGAAGCTTCTCAGCCACTAAAGCAATGCTACACGGAGTACGTCGCCGATTTTGCTGCCAGCGGGATGCTGGACGAATCCGATGCAGAGTCCGAGGACGATGAGTCTGAGGTAGAATTGCCGCCTCAAGATCCTCGATCAGATGTTCTTATCGCGACCTCCCAGAAGAGGCCAGCCCTCGCTGTGGAGACTTCCGTTACACCTTCGACCCCAAGTAACAGAAAGAAGCGACAGCGTCTCGGCGCAAACGATGAAATTCCCTCAACCCCCGATGAGAGATTAGGGATTGCCAGTTTCGGAAATCTTGGCCCTAGCCCTTCGCTCAGCGCTGGGCGGGTTTTTAGGAGGAACTATAACGAGGAAGACATGGAAATAGATGGGAACCTTGAGCAACCCCTCATCGGAAGGGGCCCTCGCTTCGAACCAGAGACGCAAGActtcgccttcgccttcgaAGCTTCTCCTCAACAGGACTCTCAAGTCAGTGGCGAGTTTGATATCTCGCCGTCGCAGCAACTACTTAGTGAGGTCGACGCTGTAACTCCCGTGCCTCTGTCTTTCAGGGACAAAGGCAAGAGCAGCGAGAGGGTCCCAGTCTCAAACCCCGTCCTAGTCCGGAATCTTCAAGCTTTAGCAGTCGAAGAAGCCGTTGAAGAAGCCGTCAGAGAACAGACAGAACGAGCCATCCCCGACTCTCAAGAATCAGCTGATAAGaccgccgagctcgaggacttAATCGATCGCTTCGACAGCTTTGGCTACTCGCGCGAGGATATTGTTACTGTGCTCAACGCCACATCACTCTGCACACCGCTGGCCACAGATGTGCTGAAATTCCTCAAACAGCACAAAGAGTTGCCCCACAACTGGCAAGGCGTCTGGACAGAGAACGACGACAAGCGACTCCGACGGGTTGATGACGCGGACCAGGGAGCCGGGCCTGATAGAGCTAGGCTGCAAAAGTACTGGGACTATCTGGTGAAGAAACACATGCCAGAGCGGATCGAGCGAAGAAGGGAGTTTTTAGCATATCTGGATGAGATCGCTGAGAGCTCTCAGTGA
- a CDS encoding Putative palmitoyltransferase, DHHC domain-containing protein produces the protein MGTLRNVALLVLGISFMVFVAFFGRLPALRHTPIATLHRLMWIHIPNAFLAVDKLLTGGRFSTSMMRFGNYMMHDRHPTVVIFFLLILSVSEYLYLPGAWPQLPLFHKITGSVAIFLPYFFLYLSVMADPGYITSENHAYYMSLYPYDYSIFFPGQMCSTCNLIKPPRSKHCSICKRCVAKLDHHCIFINGCVGYQNQHYFVLLLLSTALLTSYGALLGFCLLSGKVGSQYPAWSIWPPKGMEVKEYLLVWSWALQDNVGMGAVTLLAAMTSPLVWGLLSYTVWLIYCGTTTNESLKWSDWKAEMDDGCAFKRNMPTNRTKDTRFEPERTRWPLDAQQVLARTDDGMPPPDHGPGEGEWERVWNLKDVENLYDLGLWDNMADIFVSDYDFNVRRDQPSVEDPWRQRHASKS, from the exons ATGGGGACCCTCAGGAATGTGGCACTCCTCGTGCTGGGCATCTCCTTTATGGTCTTCGTCGCCTTTTTCGGCCGATTGCCGGCTTTGAG GCACACACCAATTGCAACATTGCATAGGCTTATGTGGATTCATATCCCTAATGCCTTCTTGGCTGTAGACAAACTCTTGACGGGAGGGAGGTTCTCAACCTCCATGATGCGCTTCGGCAACTACATGATGCATGATCGACATCCCACCGTCGTT ATATTCTTCCTTCTTATTCTCTCCGTATCGGAATATTTGTACCTACCCGGCGCCTGGCCCCAGCTTCCCCTCTTCCACAAAATCACAGGCTCTGTCGCCATCTTTTTACCCTACTTCTTTCTCTATCTGTCCGTCATGGCTGACCCGGGCTATATCACATCTGAGAACCACGCATACTACATGTCCCTTTACCCATACGACTACTCTATCTTCTTCCCCGGCCAAATGTGTAGCACCTGCAATCTCATCAAGCCGCCTCGCTCCAAGCACTGCAGCATCTGCAAGCGCTGCGTCGCCAAGCTTGATCACCACTGCATCTTCATCAACGGCTGCGTCGGCTACCAAAACCAGCACTATTTCGTCCTGCTCTTGCTATCCACGGCCCTACTCACCTCCTACGGCGCTCTGCTCGGCTTCTGCCTGCTGTCTGGTAAAGTCGGTTCGCAGTACCCGGCATGGTCGATTTGGCCGCCCAAGGGCATGGAGGTCAAGGAGTATCTGCTCGTCTGGAGCTGGGCCCTGCAGGATAATGTCGGCATGGGCGCGGTTACCCTACTCGCGGCCATGACGTCCCCCTTGGTCTGGGGACTATTGAGCTACACAGTCTGGCTAATCTACTGCGGCACAACAACCAACGAGTCTTTAAAGTGGTCAGACTGGAAGGCAGAAATGGACGACGGTTGCGCTTTCAAGCGCAACATGCCTACGAATCGTACAAAGGATACTCGTTTCGAGCCAGAGCGGACACGCTGGCCCCTAGATGCCCAGCAGGTATTGGCAAGGACCGATGACGGGATGCCTCCTCCGGATCACGGGCCGGGCGAGGGTGAGTGGGAGCGGGTATGGAACCTCAAGGATGTCGAAAACTTGTACGATCTGGGCCTATGGGATAATATGGCGGACATCTTTGTCTCTGACTACGACTTCAACGTCAGGCGCGACCAGCCGTCGGTGGAGGACCCCTGGCGCCAGAGGCATGCGTCTAAATCCTGA
- a CDS encoding Putative activator of Hsp90 ATPase 1-like, activator of Hsp90 ATPase AHSA1-like protein, which translates to MVLHNPNNWHWVNKDASAWAKQYLEESLTKVESTDGGVTAKISKVVSMDGDVDVSQRKGKVITIYDVKLVLEYTGTTSEETEVSGTITVPEVAHDTEEDEFVFDIDIYSDSKEKQPVKDLVRSKLLPQLRQEFLKLPGALITEHGKDIQHAPGSNPSSGFSTPKYHGQVSAAKPASNSASVKSGNGSVVNTMTLTDTAEFRTTAEEAYQTFVDPARIAAFTRAPPKVFQGAIKGAKFELFDGNVTGEYLELDAPKKIVQSWRLKQWPEGHFSKLSIEFDQNDVDHVTLMRVKWEGVPVGEEEATKRNWQEYYVNSIKRTFGFGTIL; encoded by the exons ATGGTCCTCCATAACCCCAACAACTGGCACTGGGTCAACAAGGATGCCTCGGCCTGGGCAAAGCAGTATCTTGAGGAGAGCTTGACGAAAGTCGAGTCTACCGATGGCGGTGTCACGGCAAAGATTAGCAAGGTTGTGAGCATGgatggcgacgtcgacgttaGCCAGAGGAAGGGCAAGGTCATCACCATTTACGATGTGAAGCTCGTCTTAGAATACACCG GCACCACCTCTGAAGAGACTGAAGTCTCTGGCACCATCACCGTTCCTGAGGTTGCCCACGATACTGAGGAAGATGAGTTTGTG TTCGACATCGACATTTACTCCGACtccaaggagaagcagcccGTCAAGGACCTGGTCCGTTCCAAGCTCCTGCCTCAGCTTCGCCAGGAGTTCCTCAAGCTCCCCGGAGCCTTGATCACTGAGCACGGAAAGGACATTCAGCATGCTCCGGGCTCCAACCCTTCGAGCGGCTTCTCCACGCCCAAGTACCACGGCCAAGTGTCGGCTGCGAAGCCCGCTTCAAACTCGGCGAGCGTCAAGAGCGGTAACGGTAGCGTCGTTAACACCATGACCCTTACCGACACGGCCGAGTTCCGCaccacggccgaggaggcctaCCAGACCTTTGTCGACCCcgcccgcatcgccgccttcacccGCGCCCCCCCCAAGGTTTTCCAGGGAGCCATCAAGGGCGCCAAGTTCGAGTTGTTTGACGGAAATGTCACTGGCGAGTACCTCGAGCTTGACGCTCCCAAAAAGATTGTTCAGAGCTGGCGCCTGAAGCAGTGGCCCGAGGGTCACTTCTCCAAGCTTAGCATCGAATTCGACCAAAACGACGTCGATCACGTCACACTGATGCGTGTCAAATGGGAAGGTgtccccgtcggcgaggaggaggctaCTAAGCGCAACTGGCAAGAATACTATGTCAACAGCATCAAGCGCACCTTTGG TTTCGGCACCATTTTGTAA